The following proteins are encoded in a genomic region of Primulina huaijiensis isolate GDHJ02 chromosome 3, ASM1229523v2, whole genome shotgun sequence:
- the LOC140973820 gene encoding protein YLS7-like codes for MTEVARPAYPRSFLSIIGLVGGLSVFLVLASTVLVQQPIGSTVRGYFYFVDRSIDVHSDSTGGSVSNSNYSDGSPEEDTDWSSSSVLTGHGNGGVSLFGYSNPVGKVGDDEGRSVPEKLTPGSLAKNNLSSSIQVESKNSKNMHPYSEVRQEEDGITNPPSSGCDLYHGTWIYDPIGPLYTNNSCPVITQMQNCQGNGRPDKEYENWRWKPSECDLPRFDPKMFLELMRGKTLAFIGDSVARNQMESMLCILWQVEVPKNRGNRKMQRYYFRSTSTMIVRIWSSWLVHQTPEPFDFASDGIVKLHLDLPDEVFMDYISGYDVVVLSSGHWFAKQSVYILNNEIVGGQLWWPDNSRQKKIDNIEAFGISIETILTAIGTHPNYTGLTLVRTFSPDHYEGGEWNTGGSCTGKERPILEGELIENRFTDAMHEKQVTGFYRAMKKKTNKSKSKLMDITEAFSYRHDGHPGPYRSPDPNKITQRGPNGRPPPQDCLHWCMPGPVDTWNELVLENIRRGFQDS; via the exons ATGACAGAAGTGGCTAGACCCGCCTATCCGAGGAGCTTTTTGTCTATTATTGGTTTAGTGGGAGGTCTTTCTGTGTTCTTGGTTCTTGCCTCCACCGTCTTGGTCCAACAACCGATTGGGTCAACAGTTCGTGGATATTTCTACTTTGTTGATAGATCCATAGATGTTCATTCGGATTCCACTGGTGGTTCAGTTTCTAATTCCAATTACAGCGATGGTTCTCCAGAAGAAGATACAGATTGGTCGAGTTCATCAGTTTTGACTGGCCACGGAAATGGAGGTGTTTCTCTTTTCGGGTATAGTAATCCTGTAGGAAAAGTAGGAGATGATGAGGGCAGATCTGTGCCTGAAAAATTGACTCCCGGATCTCTGGCTAAGAATAACTTGTCAAGTTCAATACAGGTAGAATCTAAGAATTCGAAGAACATGCATCCATATTCTGAGGTTAGACAAGAAGAGGATGGAATTACAAATCCACCTTCTTCAG GTTGTGATCTTTACCATGGCACATGGATCTATGATCCTATTGGACCATTGTACACAAATAACTCATGTCCCGTGATTACTCAGATGCAGAATTGTCAGGGAAATGGGAGGCCAGATAAGGAATATGAGAATTGGAGATGGAAACCTTCCGAGTGTGACCTCCCTAGGTTTGACCCAAAAATGTTCTTGGAGTTAATGAGAGGAAAAACGCTAGCTTTTATTGGTGACTCAGTTGCAAGAAATCAAATGGAATCTATGCTGTGTATCTTGTGGCAG GTTGAGGTACCCAAAAACAGAGGCAACCGAAAAATGCAACGGTATTACTTTAGATCTACGTCTACCATGATTGTTCGCATATGGTCTTCATGGCTTGTGCACCAAACACCTGAACCATTTGACTTCGCCTCCGATGGCATCGTTAAGCTCCACCTTGACCTACCAGATGAGGTCTTCATGGACTATATCTCAGGTTATGATGTGGTTGTCCTCTCCTCTGGCCACTGGTTTGCCAAGCAGTCGGTGTATATTTTGAACAATGAGATTGTAGGAGGACAACTATGGTGGCCTGATAATTCCAGACAAAAGAAGATTGATAACATTGAAGCTTTTGGAATTTCAATCGAGACAATTCTTACTGCCATAGGTACTCACCCAAATTACACTGGTCTTACACTTGTTAGAACCTTTTCACCCGATCATTACGAGGGTGGAGAATGGAATACTGGAGGATCATGCACTGGGAAAGAACGGCCAATCTTAGAAggtgaattaattgaaaatcgtTTTACCGATGCAATGCACGAGAAACAGGTGACAGGTTTTTACCGTGCAATGAAGAAAAAGACAAACAAATCAAAATCGAAACTGATGGATATCACAGAAGCCTTTTCATATCGCCATGATGGGCATCCGGGTCCATATCGAAGTCCAGACCCAAATAAGATCACACAGAGAGGACCAAATGGTAGGCCTCCACCACAGGATTGCTTGCACTGGTGCATGCCAGGTCCAGTTGATACATGGAATGAACTGGTACTGGAAAATATAAGAAGAGGATTCCAGGACTCGTAG